The following are encoded in a window of Pseudomonas sp. St316 genomic DNA:
- a CDS encoding SPOR domain-containing protein: MALLDKAYKQRMVGALVLVALAVIFLPMLFSRQDEQRQVTVDAPAAPQAPSVPPVQVEPVAVPEPQVLPQEPVPSDEELAEQSAPSMPIAPAPAPPAPAAPSKPSVAPAPVPAAPAIKPAPSQPITAATTKPDTTQSRVDANGLSVSWSVQLASLTSRESAENLQKTLRSQGYNAYIRSADGKNRVFVGPLIERAEADRLRDLLSRQQNLKGFVVRFQPERG; this comes from the coding sequence ATGGCATTGCTGGATAAGGCGTACAAGCAGCGCATGGTCGGGGCCCTGGTGTTGGTGGCCCTGGCGGTGATTTTCCTGCCGATGCTGTTTTCCCGTCAGGACGAGCAGCGCCAGGTCACGGTCGACGCGCCGGCCGCGCCTCAGGCGCCTTCGGTGCCGCCTGTGCAAGTCGAACCGGTGGCGGTGCCCGAGCCCCAGGTGTTGCCTCAGGAGCCTGTGCCAAGCGACGAGGAGTTGGCCGAGCAATCGGCGCCGTCGATGCCGATTGCGCCAGCACCCGCACCGCCTGCGCCTGCCGCACCGAGCAAGCCGTCAGTCGCTCCGGCTCCCGTTCCGGCCGCTCCAGCGATCAAGCCGGCCCCAAGCCAGCCGATTACCGCCGCCACGACCAAGCCTGACACCACGCAAAGCCGCGTGGATGCCAATGGCCTGTCGGTCAGCTGGTCGGTGCAACTGGCCAGCCTGACCAGTCGCGAAAGTGCCGAGAACTTGCAGAAAACCCTGCGCAGCCAGGGCTACAACGCCTACATCCGCTCCGCCGATGGCAAGAACCGGGTGTTTGTCGGCCCGCTGATCGAGCGTGCCGAAGCCGACCGCTTGCGTGATCTGCTCAGCCGCCAGCAGAACCTCAAGGGTTTTGTGGTGCGCTTCCAGCCAGAGCGCGGCTGA
- a CDS encoding CvpA family protein — translation MPFTWVDWAIVAIVAISALISLSRGFVKEALSLLTWIIAGVVAWLFGGSLSQYLAGYIETPSARVIAGCAILFIATLLVGAMINYLIGELIRVTGLSGTDRFLGMAFGAARGALLVVVAVGLLSLGPVQQDTWWQESRLVPQFLLVADWSKNLILGWSSQWLASGISVPAEIPFKEHLLPMAKTPQ, via the coding sequence GTGCCATTTACCTGGGTTGACTGGGCGATCGTTGCGATCGTCGCCATCTCCGCATTGATCAGTCTGAGCCGCGGCTTCGTCAAGGAAGCCCTCTCGCTGCTGACCTGGATCATCGCGGGAGTCGTAGCCTGGCTGTTTGGTGGTTCGCTGTCCCAGTACCTCGCCGGATACATCGAAACTCCGTCGGCTCGCGTGATCGCGGGCTGTGCCATCTTGTTTATCGCCACCTTGCTGGTTGGCGCAATGATCAATTATCTGATCGGCGAACTGATTCGCGTCACCGGGCTTTCCGGGACGGACCGGTTCCTGGGCATGGCCTTTGGCGCGGCGCGTGGCGCGTTGCTGGTGGTCGTGGCCGTCGGGCTCTTGAGCCTGGGGCCGGTACAGCAGGATACGTGGTGGCAGGAGTCCCGGCTCGTGCCACAATTTCTATTGGTCGCAGACTGGTCCAAAAACCTGATCCTGGGTTGGAGCAGTCAGTGGCTTGCCAGCGGTATCAGCGTACCCGCTGAAATACCGTTCAAGGAACACCTCTTGCCGATGGCCAAAACGCCGCAGTGA
- a CDS encoding FAD-binding oxidoreductase gives MANTSYPASYYAASANPVPPRPALQDDVETDVCVIGAGYTGLSSALFLLENGFKVTVLEAAKVGFGASGRNGGQIVNSYSRDIDVIERSVGPQQAQLLGNMAFEGGRIIRERVAKYQIQCDLKDGGVFAALTAKQMGHLESQKRLWERFGHTQLELLDQRRIREVVACDEYVGGMLDMSGGHIHPLNLALGEAAAVESLGGVIYEQSPAVRIERGASPVVHTPQGKVRAKFIIVAGNAYLGNLVPELAAKSMPCGTQVIATAPLGDELAHSLLPQDYCVEDCNYLLDYYRLTGDKRLIFGGGVVYGARDPANIEAIIRPKMLKAFPQLKDVKIDYAWTGNFLLTLSRLPQVGRLGDNIYYSQGCSGHGVTYTHLAGKVLAEALRGQAERFDAFADLPHYPFPGGQLLRTPFAAMGAWYYGLRDKLGF, from the coding sequence ATGGCGAACACATCCTATCCAGCGTCCTATTACGCCGCGTCGGCCAACCCGGTTCCTCCGCGCCCTGCCCTGCAGGATGACGTCGAGACGGATGTTTGCGTGATCGGCGCTGGTTATACCGGCCTGTCCTCTGCGTTGTTTTTGCTGGAGAACGGTTTCAAGGTCACCGTGCTTGAGGCGGCGAAGGTCGGCTTTGGGGCTTCGGGTCGTAACGGCGGGCAGATCGTTAACAGTTATAGCCGCGACATTGATGTGATCGAGCGTAGCGTCGGCCCGCAGCAAGCGCAGTTGCTGGGCAACATGGCGTTCGAGGGTGGACGGATCATTCGCGAGCGGGTGGCGAAATATCAGATTCAATGTGATTTGAAGGACGGCGGTGTATTCGCCGCCCTCACCGCTAAACAGATGGGCCACCTGGAGTCGCAGAAGCGTTTATGGGAGCGTTTCGGGCATACCCAGTTGGAGTTGCTCGATCAGCGGCGTATTCGCGAGGTGGTGGCTTGCGATGAGTATGTGGGCGGCATGCTCGATATGAGCGGCGGGCATATTCATCCACTCAACCTGGCCTTGGGCGAAGCCGCGGCTGTGGAGTCCCTTGGCGGGGTGATTTATGAGCAGTCGCCGGCGGTACGCATCGAGCGTGGCGCCAGTCCCGTTGTGCATACGCCGCAAGGCAAGGTCAGGGCCAAGTTCATTATCGTCGCGGGCAATGCCTACCTGGGCAATCTGGTGCCGGAGTTGGCGGCCAAGTCGATGCCTTGCGGCACGCAGGTGATCGCCACCGCGCCGCTGGGCGATGAACTGGCTCATAGCCTGCTGCCTCAGGATTATTGCGTCGAAGACTGCAACTATCTGCTCGATTACTACCGGCTGACGGGTGACAAGCGCCTGATCTTCGGCGGCGGCGTGGTGTATGGCGCGAGGGATCCGGCGAACATTGAGGCGATCATTCGTCCGAAGATGCTCAAGGCCTTCCCGCAGCTCAAGGACGTGAAGATCGATTACGCCTGGACCGGAAATTTCCTGCTGACGCTGTCGCGGCTTCCGCAGGTCGGGCGGCTGGGGGATAACATTTATTATTCCCAGGGCTGCAGCGGCCATGGCGTGACGTATACGCACCTGGCGGGCAAGGTGCTGGCTGAGGCGCTGCGTGGCCAGGCAGAGCGTTTTGATGCGTTTGCCGACCTGCCCCACTACCCTTTCCCTGGCGGTCAGTTGTTGCGTACGCCGTTTGCGGCGATGGGGGCTTGGTATTACGGGTTGCGGGATAAATTGGGGTTCTGA
- a CDS encoding SDR family oxidoreductase, which yields MIELATPPSGTHGRVALVTGAARGIGLGIAAWLICEGWQVVLTDLDRERGSKVAKTLGDNAWFIAMDVADEAQVATGIAEVLGQFGRLDALVCNAAIADPHNITLESLDLAYWNRVLAVNLGGPMLLAKHCAPYLRAHNGAIVNLASTRAAQSEPDTEAYAASKGGLLALTHALAISLGPEIRVNAVSPGWIDARDPSQRRAQPLTDADHAQHPAGRVGTVEDVAAMVAWLLSRNAGFVTGQEFVVDGGMTKKMIYT from the coding sequence GTGATCGAGCTGGCTACGCCGCCGAGCGGCACTCATGGCCGGGTTGCCCTGGTTACGGGCGCCGCACGGGGTATCGGCCTGGGCATCGCTGCCTGGTTGATCTGTGAAGGCTGGCAGGTGGTGCTGACCGATCTGGACCGCGAACGCGGTTCCAAGGTGGCGAAGACCCTGGGTGACAATGCCTGGTTCATCGCCATGGATGTGGCGGACGAGGCGCAGGTCGCCACCGGTATTGCCGAGGTGCTTGGGCAGTTCGGGCGGCTCGACGCGCTGGTGTGCAACGCAGCCATCGCCGATCCGCACAACATCACCCTGGAAAGCCTGGACCTGGCTTATTGGAATCGGGTCCTGGCGGTGAACCTGGGTGGGCCGATGCTGCTGGCCAAGCACTGCGCGCCGTATCTGCGCGCCCACAACGGCGCCATCGTCAACCTGGCCTCGACCCGCGCCGCGCAATCGGAACCCGACACCGAAGCCTATGCTGCGAGCAAGGGCGGCTTGCTGGCCCTGACTCATGCCCTGGCAATCAGCCTCGGGCCGGAGATCCGGGTCAACGCCGTCAGCCCTGGCTGGATCGACGCGCGCGATCCCTCCCAGCGTCGTGCGCAGCCGCTGACCGACGCCGATCATGCCCAGCATCCAGCGGGCAGGGTAGGCACGGTAGAGGACGTGGCGGCGATGGTGGCGTGGCTGTTGTCGCGCAATGCCGGTTTTGTCACGGGGCAGGAGTTCGTCGTGGACGGCGGCATGACCAAGAAAATGATTTATACGTAA
- the purF gene encoding amidophosphoribosyltransferase, with protein MCGIVGIVGKSNVNQALYDALTVLQHRGQDAAGIVTSHDGRLFLRKDNGLVRDVFHQRHMQRLVGHMGIGHVRYPTAGSSTSAEAQPFYVNSPYGITLAHNGNLTNVEQLAKEIYESDLRHVNTSSDSEVMLNVFAHELAQRGKLQPTEEDVFAAVTDVHNRCVGGYAVVAMITGYGIVGFRDPHGIRPIVFGQRHTDEGVEYMIASESVSLDVLGFTLIRDLAPGEAVYITEDGKLHTRQCATNPSLTPCIFEHVYLARPDSIIDGVSVYKARLRMGEKLADKILRERPEHDIDVVIPIPDTSRTAALELANHLGVKFREGFVKNRYIGRTFIMPGQAARKKSVRQKLNAIELEFRGKNVMLVDDSIVRGTTCKQIIQMAREAGAKNVYFCSAAPAVRYPNVYGIDMPSAHELIAHNRTTQDVADLIGADWLIYQDLPDLIEAVGGGKIKIEHFDCAVFDGKYVTGDIDEAYLNRIENARNDASKAKTQAVSAIIDLYNN; from the coding sequence ATGTGTGGCATCGTCGGTATCGTCGGTAAGTCGAACGTCAATCAGGCGCTGTATGACGCGCTAACCGTGCTCCAGCACCGCGGCCAGGACGCTGCCGGTATCGTGACCAGCCATGACGGCCGGTTATTCCTGCGCAAGGACAACGGCCTGGTGCGTGATGTGTTCCATCAGCGTCACATGCAGCGCCTGGTCGGTCACATGGGTATTGGCCATGTGCGCTACCCGACCGCGGGCAGTTCGACGTCGGCTGAAGCCCAGCCGTTCTACGTCAACTCGCCTTACGGCATCACCCTGGCGCACAACGGCAACTTGACCAACGTCGAGCAACTGGCCAAGGAGATCTACGAATCTGACTTGCGCCACGTCAACACCAGTTCCGACTCGGAAGTGATGCTCAACGTGTTCGCCCATGAGCTGGCCCAGCGCGGCAAGCTGCAGCCAACCGAAGAAGACGTGTTCGCCGCCGTGACCGACGTGCACAACCGTTGCGTGGGCGGCTACGCGGTAGTGGCGATGATCACCGGCTACGGCATCGTCGGTTTCCGCGATCCCCACGGGATCCGTCCGATCGTGTTCGGCCAGCGCCACACCGACGAAGGCGTCGAGTACATGATCGCCTCCGAAAGCGTGTCCCTGGACGTACTGGGCTTCACCCTGATTCGCGACCTGGCCCCGGGCGAAGCGGTCTACATCACTGAAGACGGCAAGTTGCACACTCGTCAGTGCGCGACCAACCCGTCCTTGACGCCATGCATCTTCGAACACGTCTACCTGGCGCGTCCGGACTCGATCATCGACGGCGTCTCGGTCTACAAGGCCCGTCTGCGCATGGGCGAGAAACTGGCCGACAAGATCCTGCGCGAGCGTCCGGAACACGACATCGACGTCGTTATCCCGATCCCGGACACCAGCCGCACCGCCGCTCTGGAACTGGCGAACCACCTGGGCGTCAAGTTCCGCGAAGGCTTTGTGAAGAACCGCTACATCGGCCGGACCTTCATCATGCCGGGCCAGGCCGCACGGAAAAAATCCGTCCGCCAGAAGCTCAACGCCATCGAACTAGAGTTCCGCGGCAAGAACGTGATGCTGGTGGACGATTCCATCGTGCGTGGCACCACGTGCAAGCAGATCATCCAGATGGCCCGTGAAGCTGGCGCCAAGAACGTCTACTTCTGCTCCGCGGCCCCGGCCGTGCGCTACCCGAACGTCTACGGCATCGACATGCCGAGTGCCCACGAGCTGATCGCTCATAACCGCACCACCCAGGACGTGGCGGACCTGATCGGCGCCGACTGGTTGATCTACCAGGACCTGCCGGACTTGATCGAAGCGGTCGGTGGCGGCAAGATCAAGATCGAGCACTTCGATTGCGCGGTATTCGACGGCAAGTACGTCACCGGCGACATCGACGAGGCCTACCTGAACAGGATCGAGAACGCACGTAACGATGCGTCCAAGGCCAAGACCCAGGCGGTCAGCGCGATCATCGATCTGTACAACAACTGA
- a CDS encoding CopG family transcriptional regulator: MNRDELAETVPDDIKTQEKRSRLTREALADVGAGRVIDHQAVQAWVESLGLE; encoded by the coding sequence ATGAATCGAGACGAGTTGGCCGAGACAGTCCCTGATGACATCAAAACTCAAGAGAAGCGGAGTCGTCTGACCCGCGAAGCATTGGCCGATGTTGGTGCTGGTCGCGTGATTGATCATCAGGCTGTTCAGGCCTGGGTTGAAAGTCTCGGATTGGAATAA
- the accD gene encoding acetyl-CoA carboxylase, carboxyltransferase subunit beta yields the protein MSNWLVDKLIPSIMRSEVKKSSVPEGLWHKCPSCEAVLYRPELEKTLDVCPKCNHHMRIGARARIDIFLDAEGRVELGADLEPVDRLKFRDGKKYKDRLTAAQKQTGEKDALVSMSGTLLGMPVVVSAFEFSFMGGSMGAIVGERFVRAANHALENRCPMICFAASGGARMQEALISLMQMAKTSAVLARLREEGIPFISVLTDPVYGGVSASLAMLGDVIVGEPKALIGFAGPRVIEQTVREKLPEGFQRSEFLLEHGAIDMIIHRQELRPRLGNLLAQLMGLPTPKFVAAPIEPIVVPPVPAGL from the coding sequence ATGAGCAACTGGTTAGTAGACAAACTGATCCCTTCGATCATGCGTTCCGAGGTGAAGAAAAGCTCGGTGCCTGAAGGTCTGTGGCACAAGTGTCCATCCTGCGAAGCGGTGCTGTACCGCCCCGAGCTGGAAAAGACCCTGGACGTTTGCCCCAAGTGCAACCACCACATGCGCATTGGCGCGCGTGCCCGTATCGATATTTTCCTGGACGCTGAAGGCCGAGTGGAGCTGGGCGCCGACCTGGAGCCGGTTGACCGCCTGAAATTCCGCGACGGCAAGAAATACAAGGATCGCCTGACCGCTGCCCAGAAGCAGACCGGCGAAAAAGACGCCTTGGTGTCCATGAGCGGCACTTTGCTCGGCATGCCAGTGGTGGTCTCGGCCTTCGAATTCTCCTTCATGGGCGGTTCCATGGGTGCCATCGTTGGCGAGCGCTTCGTTCGCGCTGCCAACCATGCCCTGGAAAACCGTTGCCCGATGATCTGCTTCGCCGCTTCCGGCGGTGCGCGGATGCAGGAGGCACTGATCTCCCTGATGCAAATGGCCAAGACCTCTGCGGTGCTGGCGCGTCTGCGCGAAGAAGGCATTCCGTTCATCTCGGTGCTGACCGATCCGGTCTACGGTGGCGTTTCCGCCAGCCTGGCCATGTTGGGCGACGTGATCGTCGGTGAGCCGAAAGCCCTGATCGGCTTTGCCGGCCCGCGCGTGATCGAGCAGACCGTGCGTGAAAAACTGCCGGAAGGCTTCCAGCGCAGTGAGTTCCTGCTGGAGCACGGCGCCATCGACATGATCATCCATCGCCAGGAGCTGCGTCCGCGCCTGGGCAACCTGCTGGCGCAACTGATGGGTCTGCCGACACCGAAATTCGTCGCCGCGCCGATCGAGCCGATCGTGGTTCCGCCAGTGCCTGCCGGGCTATGA
- a CDS encoding phosphoribosylanthranilate isomerase has translation MPVVRSKICGITRVEDALAAVEAGADAIGLVFYAKSPRAVTVQQARAIIQALPPFVTPVGLFVNASRCELGEILDAVPLGLLQFHGDETRADCEGWHRPYIKALRVKAGDDIAASCAAFASASGILLDTYVEGVPGGTGEAFDWSLVPQGLDKPIILAGGLTAENVAAAIRQVRPYAVDVSGGVEQGKGIKDPAKIRAFMAAVRSGQSSM, from the coding sequence ATGCCGGTCGTTCGCAGCAAGATTTGCGGGATCACCCGCGTCGAGGACGCGTTGGCGGCGGTCGAGGCCGGGGCCGATGCCATCGGGCTGGTGTTTTACGCCAAGAGTCCGCGCGCGGTGACGGTGCAGCAGGCCAGGGCGATCATCCAGGCCTTGCCGCCGTTCGTGACGCCCGTGGGCTTGTTCGTCAATGCCAGTCGTTGCGAGTTGGGCGAAATACTCGACGCGGTGCCGCTGGGCTTGTTGCAGTTCCATGGCGATGAGACCCGAGCCGATTGCGAAGGCTGGCATCGTCCGTACATCAAGGCGTTGCGGGTCAAGGCCGGGGATGACATTGCCGCCAGTTGTGCAGCGTTCGCCAGTGCCAGCGGCATTTTGCTGGACACCTATGTGGAAGGCGTTCCCGGAGGGACGGGCGAAGCGTTCGATTGGTCGCTGGTGCCCCAAGGCTTGGATAAACCGATTATCCTGGCAGGTGGCCTGACGGCGGAAAATGTCGCTGCGGCCATTCGCCAGGTTCGCCCTTACGCGGTGGACGTGAGCGGCGGGGTGGAGCAGGGCAAGGGCATCAAGGATCCGGCAAAGATTCGCGCGTTCATGGCCGCTGTGCGCAGCGGCCAGTCGTCAATGTGA
- a CDS encoding DUF2513 domain-containing protein, whose amino-acid sequence MKRDLDLVREILIHYEEKDNDAMDKELSLDGHAQSKINYHLLLMDEAGLLRCEKTYSSTTPTRVIKVYPFSMTWKGHEFLDAARDNKVWAKAKSVCVEKSGVLTFEIVKDLLILMAKDKLGLPQ is encoded by the coding sequence ATGAAACGTGATCTAGATCTTGTTCGTGAAATTCTTATCCATTACGAAGAAAAAGATAATGACGCTATGGATAAGGAGCTATCTTTAGACGGCCATGCTCAGTCTAAAATTAACTATCATTTATTGCTCATGGACGAAGCTGGATTGCTGCGCTGCGAAAAAACCTACTCTAGCACTACACCTACTAGAGTTATAAAGGTCTATCCATTTTCCATGACCTGGAAGGGGCACGAGTTTCTAGATGCTGCCAGAGATAATAAAGTTTGGGCTAAAGCTAAGTCTGTCTGCGTTGAAAAATCTGGTGTATTGACATTTGAGATAGTCAAAGACCTACTTATTCTAATGGCAAAAGATAAGCTTGGATTGCCGCAATAG
- a CDS encoding O-succinylhomoserine sulfhydrylase, with translation MSQDWDAGRLDSDLEGVAFDTLAVRAGQHRTPEAEHGDPMFFTSSYVFRTAADAAARFAGEVPGNVYSRYTNPTVRAFEERIAALEGAEQAVATATGMAAIMAVVMSLCSAGDHVLVSRSVFGSTISLFEKYFKRFGVEVDYVPLADLSGWDAAIKANTKLLFVESPSNPLAELVDIAALAEIAHAKGAMLVVDNCFCTPALQQPLKLGADVVVHSATKFIDGQGRCMGGVVAGRSEQMKEVVGFLRTAGPTLSPFNAWIFLKGLETLGLRMKAHCANAQALAEWLEQQDGIEKVHYAGLKSHPQHDLALRQQRGFGAVVSFEVKGGKEGAWRFIDATRLISITANLGDSKTTITHPSTTSHGRLSPQERESAGIRDSLIRVAVGLEDVADLQADLARGLAAL, from the coding sequence ATGAGTCAGGATTGGGATGCCGGTCGGCTGGACAGCGACCTTGAAGGCGTAGCGTTCGATACCCTGGCGGTTCGCGCGGGTCAGCACCGTACACCGGAAGCCGAGCACGGTGATCCGATGTTCTTTACCTCCAGTTACGTGTTCCGCACCGCTGCCGATGCAGCCGCACGGTTTGCCGGTGAAGTGCCGGGCAACGTGTACTCGCGCTACACCAACCCGACCGTGCGGGCTTTCGAGGAGCGCATCGCCGCCCTGGAAGGCGCCGAACAAGCCGTGGCGACCGCCACCGGCATGGCCGCGATCATGGCCGTGGTGATGAGCCTGTGCAGCGCTGGCGACCACGTGCTGGTGTCACGCAGCGTCTTCGGTTCGACCATCAGCCTGTTCGAAAAGTACTTCAAGCGCTTTGGCGTGGAAGTCGATTACGTACCCCTGGCGGACCTGTCCGGTTGGGATGCGGCCATCAAGGCCAATACCAAGCTGCTCTTTGTTGAATCTCCCTCTAACCCGCTCGCCGAACTGGTGGACATCGCCGCGTTGGCGGAAATCGCCCACGCCAAGGGCGCCATGCTGGTGGTCGATAACTGCTTCTGCACCCCGGCGCTGCAACAACCGCTGAAGTTGGGTGCGGATGTGGTGGTGCATTCGGCGACCAAGTTCATCGACGGCCAGGGCCGTTGCATGGGTGGCGTGGTAGCCGGTCGTAGCGAGCAGATGAAGGAAGTGGTGGGCTTTTTGCGCACCGCGGGCCCCACCCTCAGCCCGTTCAACGCCTGGATCTTCCTCAAGGGCCTGGAAACCCTCGGCCTGCGCATGAAAGCCCATTGCGCCAATGCCCAAGCCCTGGCCGAGTGGCTGGAGCAGCAGGACGGCATCGAGAAGGTGCATTACGCCGGCCTCAAGAGCCATCCGCAACATGACCTGGCCTTGCGTCAGCAGCGCGGTTTCGGCGCGGTGGTGAGCTTTGAGGTCAAGGGGGGCAAGGAGGGCGCCTGGCGCTTCATCGATGCGACCCGGTTGATTTCCATCACCGCCAACCTGGGCGACAGCAAGACCACCATCACCCATCCGAGCACCACGTCCCACGGTCGCCTGTCGCCCCAGGAGCGTGAATCGGCGGGTATTCGTGACAGCTTGATCCGCGTTGCGGTCGGGCTGGAAGACGTGGCCGATCTGCAAGCCGACCTGGCCCGCGGGTTGGCGGCCTTGTGA
- the folC gene encoding bifunctional tetrahydrofolate synthase/dihydrofolate synthase, protein MTQRTLGDWLAYLEQLHPSAIDMGLERSQTVASRMGLAKPAPRVITVTGTNGKGSTCAFVASLLRAQGLSVGVYSSPHLLRYNERVQVNGVEATDTQLCEAFAAVEAGRGDTTLTYFEMGTLAAFWLFARAGLDAVVLEVGLGGRLDTVNLVDADIALVTSIGVDHADYLGDTRESVAFEKAGIFRQGAPALCGDLNPPQPLLDKVRELNCPFFLRGRDFDLAMTEQHWQWRGSDLQGNPVELHDLPLLDLPMENAALALQAYLLLGLPWDAGQIIQALQATRVVGRLDRRQFDWQGKRLNLLLDVGHNPHAAQYLAERLARRPVVGRRLAVFGLLSDKDLDGVVEALGASVQHWAVTPLDSPRSRTAAQLQEALQRRGASVQAYASVAAALEGQCALATADDEILLFGSFFCVAEALQWLARRSTEEAADGIAG, encoded by the coding sequence ATGACCCAACGCACCCTGGGCGACTGGCTTGCCTACCTCGAGCAGTTGCATCCATCGGCCATCGACATGGGGCTGGAGCGCTCGCAAACGGTAGCGTCCCGCATGGGACTGGCCAAGCCGGCGCCCCGGGTCATCACCGTCACTGGCACCAACGGCAAGGGATCGACCTGCGCCTTCGTCGCTTCGCTGCTGCGGGCCCAGGGGCTGAGCGTCGGTGTCTACAGCTCGCCGCACCTGCTGCGCTACAACGAGCGGGTGCAAGTGAACGGCGTCGAAGCCACTGACACCCAGCTCTGCGAAGCCTTTGCCGCGGTGGAAGCCGGGCGAGGCGATACAACCCTCACTTATTTCGAGATGGGCACCCTGGCGGCGTTCTGGTTGTTTGCCCGTGCCGGTCTCGATGCGGTGGTGCTGGAAGTCGGCCTGGGCGGACGACTGGATACGGTCAACCTGGTGGACGCAGACATTGCCCTGGTCACCAGCATTGGCGTGGACCATGCCGATTACCTGGGTGATACCCGCGAATCCGTGGCCTTCGAAAAAGCCGGTATCTTTCGCCAGGGCGCGCCTGCGCTTTGCGGCGATCTCAATCCCCCCCAGCCGTTGCTGGACAAGGTTCGCGAATTGAACTGCCCGTTCTTTCTGCGCGGGCGAGATTTCGACCTGGCGATGACCGAGCAGCATTGGCAGTGGCGCGGCAGCGACCTGCAGGGCAATCCGGTGGAGTTGCACGATCTGCCCTTGCTGGACCTGCCGATGGAAAACGCCGCCCTGGCGCTCCAGGCCTATCTGTTGCTGGGCTTGCCATGGGATGCCGGGCAAATCATCCAGGCGTTGCAGGCGACCCGTGTGGTCGGGCGCCTCGATCGTCGTCAGTTCGATTGGCAAGGCAAGCGTCTGAACCTGTTGCTGGATGTCGGCCATAACCCCCACGCGGCGCAGTACCTAGCCGAGCGCCTGGCGCGGCGGCCTGTGGTGGGGCGGCGCCTGGCGGTGTTCGGGCTGCTGTCCGACAAGGATCTGGATGGCGTTGTCGAGGCGTTGGGTGCTAGTGTCCAGCATTGGGCGGTGACGCCACTGGATTCGCCGCGCTCGCGTACAGCGGCGCAGTTGCAGGAAGCCTTGCAGCGCCGTGGCGCTTCAGTGCAAGCCTACGCTAGCGTGGCCGCCGCGCTGGAAGGGCAGTGCGCCCTGGCGACGGCCGATGATGAAATCCTGCTGTTCGGATCATTTTTTTGTGTTGCCGAGGCCCTTCAATGGTTGGCCCGGCGCTCCACGGAGGAGGCTGCAGATGGCATTGCTGGATAA